One part of the Rutidosis leptorrhynchoides isolate AG116_Rl617_1_P2 chromosome 1, CSIRO_AGI_Rlap_v1, whole genome shotgun sequence genome encodes these proteins:
- the LOC139861091 gene encoding rop guanine nucleotide exchange factor 14-like, which translates to MALFRRRLACCTWNREINSSIDFDRTPNGVMTYNGLKSCILNTNSCDDESIASRGDEYPTDSLDEDDSSCSSSNNALGSFSSHWETMKKDEQHSDEWKPLPTAPISDVEIMKEKFAKLLLGEDTTGGSKGHSSALALSNSITKLAGAVFGELWKLEPLSEERKTRWRREMEWLLAPTNYMVELVPAKQFGTNGRTLEIMRPKARADVHMNLPALRKLDSMLLETLDSMTNTEFWYEEAETKNRSLKESKKWWQPMPRVPPGGFSDGERKKLLDQAKVVHQIFKAAKSINETILLEMPVPKIISETLPKSGKASLGDDLYRILNTISSSAVEMLNSLKLKSEHSALDTINRLEAAIYVWKERILVQTSDRSPARSSWSLKDPSMEHDKIEFQINRAEILLQQIKIRYPNLPQTFLDVMKIQYGKDIAHAILEAYSRVLGNLAYNILTRIGDICQRDVSIDPNSPMAKYSLAGVNVAGILGTSVSSISSARHITVDKMDNIEGKLSLLKAEKASYNSTLSDETSSNSVTATPSRSPRCCIGKEVCFTPPDMTP; encoded by the exons ATGGCGTTGTTTAGGAGGAGGCTCGCTTGTTGTACGTGGAACAGAGAAATTAACAGTAGCATCGACTTTGATCGAACACCAAACG GAGTAATGACATACAATGGGCTCAAAAGCTGCATTCTCAATACTAACTCTTGTGATGATGAAAGCATCGCGAGTAGAGGAGATGAATATCCAACTGACTCTCTCGATGAAGATGATTCAAGTTGTTCTTCTAGCAACAACGCTTTAGGATCATTTTCTTCTCACTGGGAAACGAtgaaaaaagatgaacaacattcAGATGAATGGAAACCATTACCGACAGCACCTATATCTGACGTTGAAATAATGAAAGAAAAATTTGCAAAGCTCTTGTTGGGAGAAGATACTACAGGAGGCAGCAAAGGTCACTCCTCAGCTTTGGCTTTATCCAATTCCATTACAAAACTTGCTG GAGCTGTATTTGGAGAGCTATGGAAACTGGAGCCTCTGTCAGAGGAGAGAAAGACTAGATGGAGAAGAGAAATGGAGTGGCTGCTTGCGCCTACGAATTATATGGTTGAGTTAGTGCCAGCTAAGCAATTCGGTACCAACGGTCGAACTCTAGAG ATCATGAGACCTAAAGCTCGTGCAGATGTTCACATGAACCTGCCAGCACTACGGAAGTTAGACTCCATGCTTCTT GAAACGCTGGACTCAATGACGAATACGGAATTTTGGTACGAAGAAGCGGAAACAAAAAACAGAAGTTTAAAAGAAAGCAAAAAATGGTGGCAGCCTATGCCACGTGTACCCCCAGGTGGATTCTCTGATGGAGAGAGGAAAAAGTTGCTCGATCAAGCGAAGGTGGTCCACCAAATTTTTAAGGCTGCCAAATCGATAAACGAAACGATCCTGCTTGAAATGCCTGTACCAAAAATCATCAGTGAAACACTTCCTAAG TCGGGAAAGGCAAGCCTCGGTGATGATCTATATAGAATACTAAACACGATCTCGTCATCAGCTGTAGAAATGCTCAATTCCCTGAAATTAAAATCCGAACACAGTGCTCTTGATACTATTAACCGACTAGAAGCCGCCATATATGTTTGGAAAGAAAGAATATTAGTACAAACCAGTGATAGATCTCCAGCAAGATCATCATGGTCCTTAAAAGATCCTTCAATGGAGCACGATAAAATTGAGTTTCAAATAAACCGAGCTGAAATTCTTTTACAGCAAATCAAAATCAGATACCCGAACCTTCCTCAAACCTTTCTCGATGTCATGAAAATCCAATATGGGAAG GATATTGCCCATGCAATTTTAGAAGCTTATTCTCGCGTTCTTGGAAACTTGGCATACAACATACTCACTAGAATCGGAGACATTTGTCAACGGGACGTATCGATAGATCCCAATTCACCAATGGCAAAGTATAGTCTTGCAGGGGTAAATGTTGCAGGAATTTTGGGCACTTCTGTTTCCAGTATAAGTAGTGCAAGACACATAACGGTTGATAAGATGGATAACATAGAGGGAAAACTGAGTTTGTTAAAAGCTGAAAAGGCTTCGTATAACTCTACTTTAAGTGACGAAACGAGTTCCAATTCGGTCACTGCAACGCCTAGTCGAAGCCCTAGATGTTGTATAGGTAAAGAAGTTTGTTTTACACCCCCAGATATGACACCTTAA